The Sphingosinithalassobacter sp. CS137 genome includes a region encoding these proteins:
- a CDS encoding MarR family winged helix-turn-helix transcriptional regulator — protein MADTLKLDAFLPYRLSIASNRVSNAIATTYQALFGLRIPEWRLVAVLAEGGAMTQQALGARTHMDKVTVSRAAIALGDRGLVTRAPNPADQRSHLLTLSEAGWQLYREIAPKALELERQIFEAFSAEELGRLRQMLERLEAAAAAVEPDRG, from the coding sequence ATGGCCGACACGCTGAAGCTCGACGCGTTTCTTCCCTATCGCCTGTCGATCGCGTCGAACCGCGTGTCGAACGCGATCGCCACCACCTATCAGGCGCTGTTCGGGCTGCGTATTCCCGAATGGCGGCTCGTGGCGGTGCTCGCCGAGGGCGGCGCGATGACGCAACAGGCGCTCGGCGCCCGGACGCATATGGACAAGGTGACGGTGAGCCGGGCCGCGATCGCGCTGGGCGACCGGGGGCTCGTGACGCGCGCGCCCAACCCGGCCGACCAGCGCTCGCACCTGCTGACGCTCAGCGAGGCCGGCTGGCAGCTCTATCGCGAGATCGCGCCCAAGGCGCTCGAGCTGGAACGGCAGATCTTCGAGGCGTTCAGCGCCGAGGAGCTTGGACGGTTGCGCCAGATGCTCGAGCGGCTGGAGGCCGCTGCGGCAGCGGTGGAGCCCGACCGGGGTTGA
- a CDS encoding prepilin peptidase: protein MDEAIAWPLLLGVLGLVFGSFIATVAIRWPQGRSALSGRSMCDACGATLKAHELVPVASYLVQRGRCRSCGAAIAPGHLIVELAGGAIGIAAGLLAPGWEGAAGALFGWLLLALGTIDLAAFWLPNELTGALALGGVATGLLHLPPHGPPLDARLLGGAAGYASLQIVRLAYRALRRREGLGGGDPKLFGAIGLWLGWQALAPVLLIACLIGLAAVLAFRLGGRRMRSTDRVPLGVLLAISAWTFWVGTTLDYATRPAGPVILLVPQGEVR from the coding sequence ATGGATGAGGCAATTGCCTGGCCGCTTCTGCTCGGCGTGCTGGGGCTGGTGTTCGGCAGTTTCATCGCGACGGTGGCGATCCGCTGGCCCCAAGGGCGTTCGGCGCTTTCCGGACGATCGATGTGCGACGCGTGCGGCGCGACGCTGAAGGCGCACGAGCTGGTGCCGGTGGCGAGCTATCTGGTGCAGCGCGGGCGCTGTCGCAGCTGCGGCGCCGCAATCGCGCCCGGTCATCTGATCGTCGAGCTTGCCGGCGGCGCGATCGGCATCGCCGCGGGGCTGCTCGCGCCCGGATGGGAAGGAGCGGCGGGGGCGCTCTTCGGCTGGCTGCTGCTCGCGCTGGGGACGATCGACCTCGCCGCCTTCTGGCTTCCGAACGAGCTCACCGGCGCGCTTGCGCTTGGCGGAGTCGCCACCGGACTGCTGCACCTGCCTCCGCATGGACCGCCGCTCGATGCCCGGCTGCTCGGCGGCGCCGCGGGCTATGCGTCGCTCCAGATCGTCCGGCTCGCCTATCGCGCGCTGCGGCGGCGCGAAGGGCTGGGGGGAGGCGACCCGAAGCTGTTCGGCGCGATCGGGTTGTGGCTCGGCTGGCAGGCGCTGGCGCCGGTATTGCTGATCGCGTGCCTGATCGGTCTGGCCGCGGTGCTTGCGTTTCGGCTCGGCGGGCGCAGGATGCGTTCGACCGATCGGGTGCCGCTGGGCGTGCTGCTGGCGATTTCGGCGTGGACGTTTTGGGTCGGCACGACGCTGGACTATGCAACAAGGCCCGCAGGGCCGGTGATCCTGCTGGTCCCACAGGGGGAAGTGCGATGA
- a CDS encoding malate synthase G, producing MPATVDRATLKVARPLAEFIEGQVLPGLDFGAEDFWNGVAAIFERFVPENRALLATRDALQAKIDGWSAQDPQRAADPKAQEAFLREIGYLVPEPEPFAIGTKNVDAEIATMAGPQLVVPVLNARFVLNAANARWGSLYDAFYGTDALPGTAKPGGYDPGRGAQVIARAKAFLDEAVPLKGMSWSDFRSGDLPLADPGQFVGQRGESLLFRHNGLNIEVTIDRDHPIGKDDPAGIADVLLEAAITTIVDLEDSVAAVDAEDKAAAYANWLGLMRGDLEETFEKGGRSVTRRLAEDRTYARPDGTEFTLPGRSLLFVRNVGHLMTTPAVTLADGGEAPEGILDAIVTSLIGLYDLRGLGKLRNSRTGSIYIVKPKMHGPEEAGFTNRLFDAVEDLLGLERHTVKVGVMDEERRTSANLAACIHAVKDRIVFINTGFLDRTGDEIHTSMRAGPMIPKGEMKSSTWIQAYEDRNVRIGLACGLSGKAQIGKGMWAAPDRMADMMDAKIGHPRSGANTAWVPSPTAATLHALHYHQVDVFERQKHIAGEAVPGLEPLLTVPLALGRNWTPEEVARELDNNAQGILGYVVRWIDQGVGCSKVPDINDIGLMEDRATLRISSQHMANWLLHGVATAEDVEAALRRMAAKVDAQNSGDPAYRPMAGHEDESLAFQAARALVFEGVAQPNGYTEPLLHKFRARLKAEG from the coding sequence ATGCCCGCAACTGTCGATCGCGCCACCCTGAAGGTCGCCAGGCCGCTCGCCGAGTTCATCGAAGGGCAGGTGCTGCCCGGCCTCGACTTCGGCGCCGAGGACTTCTGGAACGGCGTTGCGGCGATCTTCGAGCGCTTCGTGCCCGAGAACCGCGCGCTGCTCGCCACGCGCGACGCGCTGCAGGCGAAGATCGATGGCTGGAGCGCGCAGGACCCGCAGCGCGCGGCCGATCCGAAGGCGCAGGAGGCGTTCCTGCGCGAGATCGGCTATCTGGTGCCCGAGCCCGAGCCGTTCGCCATCGGCACGAAGAATGTCGATGCCGAGATCGCCACGATGGCGGGTCCGCAGCTCGTCGTCCCCGTGCTCAACGCGCGCTTCGTGCTCAACGCCGCCAATGCGCGCTGGGGAAGCCTGTACGACGCCTTCTACGGCACCGATGCGCTTCCCGGCACGGCGAAGCCGGGCGGCTATGACCCCGGGCGCGGCGCGCAGGTGATCGCCCGCGCCAAGGCGTTCCTCGACGAGGCGGTGCCGCTCAAGGGCATGTCCTGGAGCGATTTCCGCAGCGGCGACCTGCCGCTTGCCGATCCGGGCCAATTCGTGGGGCAGCGCGGAGAATCGCTGCTGTTCCGGCACAACGGCTTGAACATCGAAGTGACGATCGATCGCGACCATCCGATCGGCAAGGACGATCCGGCGGGCATCGCCGACGTGCTGCTTGAAGCGGCGATCACCACCATCGTCGATCTCGAGGATTCGGTCGCGGCGGTCGATGCCGAGGACAAGGCGGCCGCCTATGCCAACTGGCTGGGGCTGATGCGCGGCGATCTGGAGGAGACGTTCGAGAAGGGCGGACGCAGCGTGACGCGGCGGCTCGCCGAGGACCGGACCTACGCCCGGCCCGACGGAACCGAATTCACGCTTCCCGGCCGCTCGCTGCTGTTCGTGCGCAACGTCGGCCATTTGATGACGACGCCGGCCGTGACGCTTGCCGATGGTGGCGAGGCGCCCGAGGGTATTCTCGACGCGATCGTCACCAGCCTGATCGGCCTCTACGATCTTCGAGGCCTCGGCAAGCTGCGCAACAGCCGCACGGGCAGCATCTATATCGTGAAGCCGAAGATGCACGGACCCGAAGAGGCGGGGTTCACCAATCGGCTGTTCGATGCGGTCGAGGATCTGCTGGGGCTCGAACGCCACACGGTGAAAGTGGGCGTGATGGACGAGGAGCGGCGCACCTCGGCCAATCTCGCCGCGTGCATCCATGCGGTGAAGGATCGCATCGTCTTCATCAACACCGGCTTCCTCGACCGCACCGGCGACGAGATCCACACCAGCATGCGTGCGGGCCCGATGATCCCGAAGGGCGAGATGAAGTCCTCGACCTGGATCCAGGCCTATGAGGACCGCAACGTGCGGATCGGCCTGGCCTGCGGGCTTTCGGGCAAGGCGCAGATCGGCAAGGGCATGTGGGCCGCGCCCGATCGTATGGCCGACATGATGGACGCCAAGATCGGCCACCCCAGATCGGGCGCGAATACCGCCTGGGTGCCGAGCCCGACCGCGGCGACGCTGCATGCGCTGCATTATCATCAGGTCGACGTGTTCGAGCGGCAGAAGCATATCGCGGGCGAGGCGGTGCCGGGGCTGGAGCCGCTGCTCACCGTTCCGCTGGCGCTGGGGCGCAACTGGACGCCGGAGGAAGTGGCACGCGAGCTCGACAACAATGCGCAGGGCATCCTCGGCTATGTCGTCCGCTGGATCGATCAGGGCGTCGGCTGTTCGAAGGTGCCCGACATCAACGACATCGGGCTGATGGAAGACCGCGCAACGCTGCGCATCTCCTCGCAGCACATGGCGAACTGGCTGCTGCACGGCGTGGCCACCGCCGAGGATGTCGAGGCGGCGCTTCGGCGCATGGCCGCGAAAGTCGATGCTCAGAATTCGGGCGATCCCGCCTATCGTCCGATGGCCGGACACGAGGACGAAAGCCTGGCGTTCCAGGCCGCGCGGGCGCTGGTGTTCGAGGGCGTGGCGCAGCCGAACGGCTATACCGAGCCGCTGCTCCACAAGTTCCGCGCGCGGCTGAAGGCGGAGGGCTGA
- a CDS encoding DUF1989 domain-containing protein — MVLPLSLCGRHVIDTQVIAVRSGTAFRLARGETLVVIDPKGEQVADLLAFNADDMDEVISSGRTLDYAETIRLTTGHSLYSNRSNVLLDIVEDTVGMHDFLLTPCSVDTFHHFYPDQPPHRGCFGNLAEALEPYGVARDRIPVAFNCFMNVPVDGETGRLRVLPPLSKAGDHIKLRAAMDLVIGLTACSAPDSNGGSFKPIHYRIEPAPDP; from the coding sequence ATGGTCCTGCCCCTTTCATTATGCGGGAGACACGTCATCGACACTCAAGTGATTGCGGTGCGGAGCGGCACTGCGTTCCGGCTCGCGCGCGGCGAAACGCTGGTGGTGATCGATCCGAAGGGCGAACAGGTCGCCGATCTCCTCGCGTTCAACGCCGACGACATGGACGAAGTGATCTCGTCCGGGCGCACCCTCGACTATGCCGAGACGATCCGCCTCACCACCGGCCACAGCCTCTATTCGAACCGCTCGAACGTGCTCCTCGACATCGTCGAGGACACGGTCGGCATGCACGATTTCCTGCTGACCCCCTGCTCGGTCGATACGTTCCACCACTTCTATCCGGACCAGCCGCCGCACCGCGGCTGCTTCGGCAATCTAGCCGAGGCGCTGGAGCCCTATGGCGTCGCCCGCGATCGTATCCCGGTCGCGTTCAACTGCTTCATGAACGTCCCCGTCGACGGCGAGACCGGGCGATTGCGCGTATTGCCGCCGCTCAGCAAGGCGGGCGATCACATCAAGCTGCGCGCCGCGATGGATCTGGTGATCGGCCTCACTGCCTGTTCGGCGCCCGATTCGAACGGCGGCAGCTTCAAGCCGATTCACTACCGCATCGAACCCGCGCCCGATCCTTGA
- a CDS encoding autotransporter assembly complex protein TamA, whose protein sequence is MRAVWVAAIASAAVLPGAAWAQDAAGQEAEAGAPGEVAPESPQDAEPIIPESEFEEALPEISGDLYAPLEPIDRFEVVEDTQVVEPTESADAMDRTLEGEIGTLPAVADEAPEFAEPLTPLAEFEVDPREIEGVDPAEEVEVRYATVVEGLEQVGLLDRFEDLSALEEGDGEAANAAMVAARAREDENLATRLLQAEGYYDGTATASVVQDPEQPSRLRVRLNVEPGPLYRLGSVRIDSAPTEPPGLIDEALPLEAGDPIDAVRVKAAEANVSLRLPQQGYPFIELLERDILLDGETHTGAYTLPVNLGPRVSFNGISTEPASEESELAFGAEHVRTLARFERGELYDSRKVDDLREALIATGLFSTVSVEAQRTGEEAPNGTEYVHLLVRQDAGPPRTLAAEAGYNTGQGLRVEGSWTHRNLFPPEGALIAGGVAGTQEQGLSLVFRRSNAGRRDRTVSLRLEANHSDYEAFESYTGTFAGRIAFESTPIWQKRWTYYYGFEIVGTNEDRYNFDLGRRDRGTWLIGALPAFVGFDTSDDLLNPTRGFRIKLNVSPETSVRGAARPYARVLLEGTAYYPVSDDLVIAGRARVGTIPGIDRNDLPPSRRMYAGGGGSVRGFGYQELGPLAPDGRPIGGRSLNEFSLEARYRFGNFGIVPFIDAGQVYETIYPQGQDLRFGVGIGGRFYTNFGPLRVDVATPLNRREGEPKVALYISIGQAF, encoded by the coding sequence GTGAGAGCGGTTTGGGTTGCGGCGATTGCGAGTGCGGCGGTTCTTCCGGGAGCCGCCTGGGCTCAGGATGCGGCGGGGCAGGAAGCAGAAGCGGGCGCGCCCGGCGAGGTCGCGCCTGAATCGCCGCAGGATGCCGAGCCGATCATCCCCGAATCCGAATTCGAGGAAGCGCTGCCCGAGATCAGCGGCGATCTCTACGCGCCGCTCGAGCCGATCGATCGTTTCGAAGTGGTCGAGGACACGCAGGTCGTGGAGCCGACCGAATCCGCCGACGCGATGGATCGGACGCTGGAAGGCGAGATCGGCACCTTGCCGGCCGTGGCCGACGAAGCGCCCGAATTCGCCGAGCCGCTGACGCCTCTGGCCGAATTCGAAGTCGATCCGCGCGAAATCGAAGGCGTCGATCCCGCCGAGGAAGTCGAGGTCCGCTATGCGACCGTCGTGGAGGGACTCGAGCAGGTCGGTTTGCTCGATCGTTTCGAGGATCTTTCGGCGCTGGAGGAAGGCGACGGCGAGGCGGCAAACGCCGCGATGGTAGCCGCACGGGCGCGCGAGGACGAGAATCTCGCGACCCGATTGCTGCAGGCGGAAGGCTATTACGACGGCACCGCGACCGCATCGGTCGTCCAGGACCCCGAGCAGCCGAGCCGGCTGCGCGTGCGGCTGAACGTCGAACCCGGCCCGCTCTATCGGCTGGGTTCGGTCCGTATCGACAGTGCCCCCACCGAACCGCCGGGACTGATCGACGAGGCGCTGCCGCTCGAAGCAGGCGATCCGATCGACGCGGTTCGCGTAAAGGCGGCGGAGGCGAACGTCAGCCTGCGATTGCCGCAGCAGGGCTATCCGTTCATCGAACTGCTCGAGCGCGACATCCTGCTCGACGGCGAGACTCACACCGGCGCCTATACCCTTCCGGTCAATCTGGGGCCGCGTGTCTCGTTCAACGGGATCTCGACCGAGCCGGCCTCCGAGGAATCCGAGCTGGCGTTCGGGGCCGAGCACGTGCGGACGCTGGCGCGATTCGAGCGCGGCGAACTGTACGACAGCCGCAAGGTGGACGATCTTCGCGAGGCGCTGATCGCGACGGGGCTGTTCTCGACCGTCTCGGTCGAGGCGCAGCGGACCGGCGAGGAAGCGCCGAACGGGACCGAATATGTCCATCTGCTCGTCCGGCAGGATGCCGGGCCGCCGCGCACGCTCGCGGCCGAGGCCGGGTACAACACCGGGCAGGGCCTGCGGGTGGAGGGGAGCTGGACGCACCGCAACCTCTTCCCGCCCGAAGGCGCGCTGATCGCAGGCGGAGTGGCGGGCACGCAGGAACAGGGGCTTTCGCTGGTTTTTCGCCGCTCGAACGCGGGGCGGCGCGATCGCACGGTTTCGCTGCGGCTCGAGGCCAATCACAGCGACTATGAGGCATTCGAAAGCTACACCGGCACCTTCGCCGGCCGGATCGCGTTCGAATCGACGCCGATCTGGCAGAAGCGCTGGACCTATTATTACGGCTTCGAGATCGTCGGGACCAACGAGGACCGGTATAATTTCGATCTCGGCCGGCGCGATCGCGGAACGTGGCTGATCGGTGCGCTGCCCGCCTTCGTCGGCTTCGATACGTCGGACGACCTTCTGAACCCCACGCGCGGCTTTCGCATCAAGCTGAACGTGAGCCCCGAAACCTCGGTGCGCGGGGCGGCGCGGCCCTATGCCCGGGTGCTGCTGGAGGGCACCGCCTATTATCCGGTGAGCGACGATCTGGTGATCGCCGGCCGTGCGCGGGTCGGCACTATTCCGGGGATCGATCGCAACGACCTGCCGCCCTCGCGCCGCATGTACGCCGGCGGCGGCGGATCGGTGCGCGGCTTCGGCTATCAGGAGCTTGGCCCGCTCGCGCCCGACGGGCGACCGATCGGCGGGCGCAGCCTCAACGAATTCTCGCTCGAGGCGCGCTATCGCTTCGGCAATTTCGGGATCGTGCCGTTCATCGACGCGGGGCAGGTCTATGAGACCATCTACCCCCAGGGGCAGGATCTGCGCTTCGGCGTGGGCATCGGCGGGCGGTTCTACACCAATTTCGGTCCGCTGCGCGTCGATGTGGCGACACCGCTGAACCGCCGCGAAGGCGAGCCGAAGGTCGCCCTCTATATCTCGATCGGGCAGGCCTTCTGA
- a CDS encoding coniferyl aldehyde dehydrogenase, whose translation MKDILERQRAAFDAELPVTLEVRKDRLARAIAMVRDNAGRFCEALSEDFGHRSREQSMITDIAASVAPLAHARKHLEKWAKRDKKPVLFPLGLFGARAWVEYQPKGVVGVIAPWNFPVNLVMSPLAGVLAAGNRAMVKTSEFTPVVAALFEELRPSYFADEELAFVSGGPEVGKAFAELPFDHLLFTGATGIGRHILHAAADNLTPVTLELGGKSPVLLGRSADVDKATERVVTGKMMNAGQICLAPDYMLVPAEREAAVVEGLKSAAARQYPTLLANPDYTAIINDRHFERLSGWIDDARAKGAEIVTVNPGNEDFAASNARKMPLTIIRNATDEMTVMQEELFGPVLPVRTYEHVDGAIGEVNRRDRPLALYYFGSDSDEERRVLDRTISGGVTLNDVIFHVSQEELPFGGIGPSGMGAYHGEAGFRTFSHARSLYRQPKVDVAKLAGMKPPYGKATQATIKRQMKG comes from the coding sequence ATGAAGGACATTCTCGAGCGGCAGCGCGCCGCCTTCGATGCGGAGCTGCCGGTAACGCTGGAGGTCCGCAAGGATCGGCTCGCGCGGGCGATCGCGATGGTGCGCGACAATGCCGGGCGCTTCTGCGAGGCGCTGTCGGAGGATTTCGGCCATCGCAGCCGCGAGCAATCGATGATCACCGACATCGCCGCCTCGGTGGCGCCGCTGGCGCATGCGCGCAAGCATCTGGAGAAATGGGCGAAGCGCGACAAGAAGCCGGTGCTCTTCCCGCTCGGCCTGTTCGGCGCCAGGGCATGGGTGGAATATCAGCCCAAGGGCGTGGTCGGGGTGATCGCGCCGTGGAATTTTCCCGTCAATCTGGTGATGAGCCCGCTCGCCGGAGTGTTGGCGGCGGGCAATCGGGCGATGGTCAAGACGTCCGAATTCACGCCGGTCGTCGCGGCATTGTTCGAGGAGCTGCGCCCGAGCTATTTCGCCGACGAGGAACTGGCGTTCGTGAGCGGCGGCCCCGAGGTGGGCAAGGCGTTCGCCGAGCTGCCGTTCGATCATCTGCTCTTCACCGGCGCGACCGGCATCGGCCGCCACATCCTGCACGCAGCGGCCGACAATCTGACGCCGGTGACGCTCGAACTGGGCGGCAAGTCGCCGGTGCTGCTCGGCCGCTCGGCCGATGTCGACAAGGCGACCGAGCGAGTCGTGACCGGCAAGATGATGAACGCCGGGCAGATCTGCCTCGCGCCCGACTACATGCTGGTGCCGGCAGAGCGCGAGGCCGCGGTAGTGGAGGGACTGAAATCGGCCGCCGCGCGGCAATATCCGACGCTGCTGGCGAACCCGGATTATACCGCGATCATCAACGATCGCCATTTCGAGCGGCTGAGCGGCTGGATCGACGACGCGCGGGCGAAAGGCGCCGAGATCGTTACGGTCAACCCCGGCAACGAAGACTTCGCCGCCTCCAACGCGCGCAAGATGCCGCTCACCATCATCCGCAACGCGACCGACGAGATGACGGTGATGCAGGAGGAACTGTTCGGCCCGGTGCTGCCGGTGCGGACCTATGAGCATGTCGACGGGGCGATCGGCGAAGTGAACCGTCGCGATCGGCCGCTTGCGCTCTATTACTTCGGAAGCGATTCGGACGAGGAGCGGCGCGTGCTCGATCGCACGATTTCCGGCGGAGTGACGCTCAACGACGTGATCTTCCACGTCAGCCAGGAGGAGCTGCCGTTCGGCGGGATCGGCCCGTCAGGCATGGGCGCCTATCACGGCGAGGCGGGCTTTCGCACGTTCAGCCACGCGCGCAGCCTCTACCGCCAGCCGAAGGTGGACGTCGCGAAGCTGGCGGGAATGAAGCCGCCCTATGGCAAGGCGACGCAGGCGACGATCAAGCGCCAGATGAAGGGCTGA
- a CDS encoding YihY/virulence factor BrkB family protein gives MMTDTTAPPPATHPGSESRHPWEHPWRAWKSVLSRVYSMNGYHNLSLMAAGVAFYAFLSFVPLLGAIVMTYGLFADPAAVARHMETIIEAVPADAAGLIQDQLLSVTSTASSEAGLGLAIALLVSIYGATRASKAVMQALNVIYEEEEGRNIIKTTLTAAAITVGAILAALVGLFSAGALGYLRGAVGSLGGAGVLAVQIVTWLLAAAIASAGFAAMYRYGPDRADARWQWLSIGSVAATVLWLLATLLLGVYTANFANYNATYGALGAVVVLLMWLYVSAYAVLIGAEINAEAERQTSADSTTGPPRPRGQRGATMADTLPSKRQHKPRRDKY, from the coding sequence ATGATGACCGACACCACCGCTCCGCCCCCCGCGACGCACCCCGGATCCGAGTCCCGGCATCCGTGGGAACATCCCTGGCGGGCGTGGAAGTCCGTCCTGTCGCGCGTCTATTCGATGAACGGCTATCACAATCTCTCGCTGATGGCCGCGGGCGTGGCGTTCTACGCTTTTCTCTCCTTCGTTCCGCTGCTCGGCGCGATCGTCATGACCTATGGCCTGTTCGCCGATCCCGCGGCTGTCGCCCGCCATATGGAAACGATCATCGAAGCGGTTCCCGCGGATGCCGCGGGGCTGATCCAGGATCAGTTGCTCAGCGTCACCAGCACCGCCTCGTCGGAAGCGGGGCTCGGTCTCGCGATCGCGCTGCTGGTGTCGATCTATGGCGCGACGCGCGCCTCCAAGGCCGTGATGCAGGCGCTCAACGTGATCTATGAGGAAGAGGAAGGCCGCAACATCATCAAGACGACGCTTACCGCCGCCGCGATCACGGTGGGCGCGATCCTCGCCGCGCTTGTCGGCCTCTTTTCCGCCGGCGCGCTCGGCTATCTGCGCGGCGCGGTCGGCTCGCTCGGCGGTGCCGGCGTGCTGGCGGTCCAGATCGTCACCTGGCTGCTGGCGGCGGCGATCGCGAGCGCGGGCTTCGCGGCGATGTACCGCTACGGCCCCGATCGCGCCGACGCCCGCTGGCAGTGGCTGTCGATCGGTTCGGTCGCCGCGACGGTGCTGTGGCTGCTCGCCACGCTGCTGCTCGGCGTCTACACTGCCAATTTCGCCAATTACAACGCCACCTATGGCGCGCTCGGCGCCGTCGTCGTGTTGCTGATGTGGCTCTATGTCTCGGCCTATGCGGTGCTGATCGGCGCCGAGATCAATGCCGAGGCCGAACGGCAGACCAGCGCCGATTCGACCACCGGCCCGCCGCGTCCGCGGGGCCAGCGCGGCGCCACCATGGCAGACACGCTGCCCAGCAAGCGCCAGCACAAGCCCCGCCGCGATAAATACTGA
- the gntA gene encoding guanitoxin biosynthesis heme-dependent pre-guanitoxin N-hydroxylase GntA yields MYPWKHEAQDRLQTMLFEHVRAADFPCVGAKAALARGTLEVLACNRIDSAWDDVRIHDRLLHFAQEYARDRTLFRSFAVIFEGPGNLDEAAFETALWKRVQSLSDKDVWRGQKYDPRVSADPENPHFSLSFGGEAFFIVGLHPNASRPARRFDRPAMVFNLHDQFETLRAEGKYEGMREKILVRDEALAGSRNPMLARHGELSEARQYSGRQVGSEWSCPFHYAGDTSSTLK; encoded by the coding sequence ATGTATCCCTGGAAGCACGAAGCGCAGGATCGACTGCAGACGATGTTGTTCGAGCATGTTCGGGCGGCGGACTTTCCCTGCGTGGGCGCCAAGGCGGCACTTGCGCGCGGCACGCTTGAAGTGCTCGCCTGCAACCGGATCGACAGCGCTTGGGACGATGTCCGCATCCATGACCGGCTGCTTCACTTCGCGCAGGAATATGCGCGCGACAGGACGCTGTTCCGCAGCTTCGCGGTCATCTTCGAAGGCCCCGGCAACTTGGATGAAGCTGCGTTCGAGACCGCGCTGTGGAAACGCGTCCAGTCGCTGTCGGACAAAGACGTCTGGCGCGGCCAGAAATATGACCCCCGCGTGAGCGCAGATCCGGAGAATCCGCATTTCTCGCTGAGCTTCGGCGGCGAGGCCTTCTTCATCGTCGGTCTGCACCCGAATGCCAGCCGCCCTGCCCGCCGGTTCGATCGTCCGGCGATGGTCTTCAACCTGCATGACCAGTTCGAAACGCTGCGCGCCGAAGGCAAATATGAAGGCATGCGCGAAAAGATCCTGGTGCGTGACGAGGCACTTGCCGGCTCGCGCAATCCGATGCTCGCGCGGCACGGCGAGCTGAGCGAGGCGCGCCAGTACAGCGGCCGCCAGGTCGGATCGGAATGGTCCTGCCCCTTTCATTATGCGGGAGACACGTCATCGACACTCAAGTGA